The genomic region atttacatcAAAGTCCTGGAATTACCTAATACACTGGGCCTAATGGGTGCTTTCATTTCTTTAATTGTCTACAATCAATAAATGGACTACATCATTACAGTATAAACATTTTCTAGTTCCAAAGCTTATTGGAGTATTCTTCTTTGACACAGTTTCTGTACAGTATTAAATTTTCACAGTCCAACTTCGGCTGGATTTGATTGTAATATGACATGAAACGGTGCAGCACCGACTGTGATTTATGGATTTTACTGATGCACAGAAATGATGGCTGAAATTCCTCTCTCTCATCAGGGGAAGGTATCGTTGCACAACCTCAGCCTCTGACAGAAGGCAACTGCAACACAGGCCTGCACCTCAAAGAAATCACAAACCTGCCACTGTGTTTCCGGAGGTTTCGCTGGTTGTTGAGCACCTGTAAGGACGGCTGGAGGGCCTACTATCGGCAGCCTGTCTTTCTGGCAGGAATGGGCCTGGCTTTCCTCTACACAACAGTGCTGGGCTTCGACTGCATTACCACTGGCTATGCCTACACTCAGGGTATAAGCGGCTCTCTACTTAGTCTACTGATGGGTGTTTCAGCTATCACAGGGCTGTTGGGCACTCTGATGTTCACCAGACTCAGGAAGACATATGGCCTGGTTAACACCGGCATCATCTCGAGCTGCCTCCACCTGGGCTgcttgctgctgtgtgtgtgctccgTGTTTGCCCCTGGCAGCCCTATGGATCTTAGCTTGCTGAAGCCCTACATTACCAACTCCTCTGAGGTCGGAGGGATGGCGAGCCAAAGgcaaaaacatacatttccGCTAAGGGGGGGAAGCAATCAACCACTGCTTCCCGACCGCTCCTCCATTCATTGGACCAACAACACCGTGCTTTTTGACAACGTGCCCTCTGGCACAGCGCCAGAGTCCTACATCTCCATTATCCTGTTGTTCCTGGGCGTCATCACAGCACGCATCGGTGAGTAGATAGACATCTGAAGCAGACACCATAACATAATTGAGTACATACATTCATATTCAATGCTTGGGAATACTAACAACTGAAAAGCCTGCTCCATATATGGACATGGAGCGTATCAGgaacatctatctatcttggCCCATACATTACAAACTGCAGAACAGAAACTATCAAAGATGTATGGTTTAGTAGGTTTCACAGTTACATAGTTTATCCACCAGAGAGCGCTGTCAATTCACTGTATAATCTACCACGCAGTACATTAGTGAAAATTACAGTACATGTAGGACTATTTCTTTTTATGTTTCTCACTTAAACCATATTAATAGTCAACATTGTAATTGCAATGTATGTATATTCTATGCAACATAGTAGCACTAGCTTGTTCTGCATTTTAATGATCATACTAAGAGGATTCAAGTCCGACTGATATGGATTTCTGGGGATGATACcgatattagggagtaaaaaaatatatcagccaatatatatatatatatatatatatataaattaaaaaagtaaattcTATAATCATTATCAAACCCTTACGacaattaaatataattcaGTCcttgtattttacagtttaaacaaatgcaaacattttctgcattgtttgtcctgtaaaataaaagtttttttatcagtgcaCATTGCAGATGATGATATGTCTTTGAAAGTCTGGTATTATTGGCCAACCGGTTTATCTGTCAGGCTTGATTAAGGATAAACATATCAATGTCAGCATCAGCCCAAAAAACTGGACTTTTCCCATAAATTATTTTTGGTTtgaaggacaaaataaatgCCAAGCTGTGCAAAAAACAGGCtaattttaattcattaaacctCAATGACATTTGTGTTTCAGGTCTGTGGTCCTTTGACCTGACAGTGACCcagctcctgcaggagaacatctgtgaGTCAGAGAGGGGGGTGGTAAACGGTGTGCAGAGCTCCATGAATTATCTGATGGATCTGCTTCACTTCATCATGGTTATCTCCGCTCCACAGCCGCAGCACTTTGGCATCCTAGTTATCATTTCTGTGTTGTTCATCACCACCGGGCATACCATGTACTTTGTGTATGCGCACCAAGCCAAGAGAAAACGCCGCCTCAACACATAAGGAGCACATGTGGCCCCACACACTCACGTGTGAGATGCATACCAGCACTGACTCCACTCTGCACCTGTGAAATGAGTGTCTCCCTCCTGTTCCTTCAGCAATCGTATTGCAACACTCCACTTCTGACGTAGCCATTCATTTCAGCACAACACAGCGAGTGCCTGTCCCACCTCTGTTGCTTTCTTCCTGCAGGGCAACGTGCCACAGCAGCAAACAAGACCTCAGGTGAAGTAGAGTGGGAGACGCGCTCTCCCTTTGTGTACATACGTTGAGGTGGCTACAATAAATGCAGCAATGGTACCTCCAGGTGAACTGTCCTAATCTACGCGTACAACAGGACGAAAAGGTTAAGGCCAAGGCTCCAGCACATGCCTTTGCAAACCCTGTAGGATTACTGCAAGACCTTCATCAGACAAGTCTGTTAACTTACATAGCTTTTTTGGAAGGgagggtggatggatggagagatttTTCTAACCTTCACTCAGTTAATAACTGGTGTTGTGAGAAAAACTTAGCAGTgttacacaaaaatacaaaacaaggcGAGACAGTACTTTTACAAGTGGCATCGATGTTCTGATCCGTCCACTTGGAAATATTCCAGGATGTCcagaaaggaaaataaagggAACGTGATGTGAGattgtttgatttataaaagaaaaaatctgaGAGGCAGCCCCCTTTTGATGGACAGAAGTGAAAGGATGAAGTATTTCCTTCCCctggtttgtttctctgtggatgAATCAAACAAGCATTTGCCTTTCTTTTATGCATGTTATGGATGACAGCGAAAGATCACACTACATCATGTACTTGAGTcaataaaaactattttattcTAATTGCTTGTGTACTTGGATAAATAAGAATAGTTTCCAAACTTTCTTTCCTTCCCATTTAAAGAGTGATATTAATAGTTTATGGTTTATAGAAACCTAAGAGGAAAGGGATCTTCATTTTGTGACATGTTTTAAACCAGCTATGTGTTGATAGCAAATGTCCATCCCTGCTATTGGCAGTATTGTATTAGACTTTGCTTTATTCTTTTGTAGTTCTGATGAACTAAACTTTACCTTACCTCAACTAAGAACAAGAACACTGTTGGGAATATGACTTGGGAATTACTCTCAGCtactctgtgttttcatatcTCCTTCATGTACAGTGGAAAAAACATCAAAGTCTGTCATACAACCAGCAACACATCtcaatatatttgtataatttccCTGTGAAATCTCTGTATTGTATGTTGTCAGACTGACTATTATGATAATAAAAATGACTGAGGAGGATTTGGCCTCAAGTAATGTGAcatgaataataaacaaatacatatttgtaaagtaaaataaagtgcTACACATGCTGTGCTGGATGACTTGCTGATTATTGATCTAAATGTCCCGAAAATGTCTTTTTTGACATTGCAGATGCATAAAGGCTCTTtttattcaaagtaaagtcaaCAATTCAACCTTCACGTGTTAATGTTAGTGGAATCATTCCAATAAAAAGGACAGCCATGCAGTTTCATACAGTCTGTTCCTTGTggacaaaatatatttgatctataaatacaaacagaaacatcccTGTAACTTGCACAAAGTAATTTAAGATTTTGCTCCAGTCAAACTACTACAGATATCATATAATCTGAGATATAGTGCCAAAGGTGGAGTAAAT from Pleuronectes platessa chromosome 10, fPlePla1.1, whole genome shotgun sequence harbors:
- the si:ch211-254p10.2 gene encoding solute carrier family 40 member 1, with protein sequence MSQRADASQCGGVVVEFESDDIRNARAQKARSIPGSALIYLRGPKFLIYVSGALSMWGDRMWHFAISVFLIELYGRNLLLTAVFGLVVAGSVLLLGALIGDWVDRNPRNKVAHASLFIQNISVTVCSIVLMLVFSYKQRIEQIWDGWLTVVCYTVVIVLADVANLASTALTIAIQRDWIVVITGYNRGHLAGMNATMRRIDQVTNILAPLAVGQVMTLASNVVGCGFILGWNLVSLIVEFFFLSRVYRIVPALSIKPPVVEVDQVYLQSLERRRSLGEGIVAQPQPLTEGNCNTGLHLKEITNLPLCFRRFRWLLSTCKDGWRAYYRQPVFLAGMGLAFLYTTVLGFDCITTGYAYTQGISGSLLSLLMGVSAITGLLGTLMFTRLRKTYGLVNTGIISSCLHLGCLLLCVCSVFAPGSPMDLSLLKPYITNSSEVGGMASQRQKHTFPLRGGSNQPLLPDRSSIHWTNNTVLFDNVPSGTAPESYISIILLFLGVITARIGLWSFDLTVTQLLQENICESERGVVNGVQSSMNYLMDLLHFIMVISAPQPQHFGILVIISVLFITTGHTMYFVYAHQAKRKRRLNT